DNA from Microbacterium sp. SORGH_AS_0969:
GCGTGGCTCGCGGACCGTCGCCCTGATCGCCGAGTACGACGCGCTGCCCGGACTGGGGCACGCATGCGGGCACAACATCATCGCCGCCGCCGCCGTCGGAGCCGCCGCAGCCCTCATCCCGCTCGCGGACGAGCTCGACGCAACGATCATGGTGATCGGAACGCCCGCCGAGGAGGGCGGCGGCGGCAAGATCCACCTCCTCGATGCCGGCATCTTCGACGGGGTCGACCTCGCCGTGATGATCCACCCCGGACCCGCCGATGCCCTGTGGGCTCGCCCCCTCGCCGTCGCGCACTTCGACGTCGTCTTCACCGGCCGGGAATCGCATGCGTCGGCGTACCCCACGCTCGGGATCAACGCGGCCGACGCCTTCACGGTGGCGCAGGTCGCCATCGGGCTGCTGCGCCAGCAACTTCCCACCTCGGTCCGTGTGCACGGCATCGTGCGCACGGCAGGAACCGCACCGAACGCCATCCCGGGGTCGGCACGCGGCAACTGGTACGTCCGCGCTGAAACGCTCGAGGAACTCGACGCGGCCTTTCGTCGCGTGACTGCGTGCTTCGAAGCGGGCGCGCTCGCCACCGGATGCACGCTCGACATCGACGAGACGAGCCCGCGGTACTCGGAGTTCCGCAACGACACCGAGCTCGCGCGGCTCTTCGCGGCCCGCGCTGCGCAACGAGGGCGGGACATGGATGCCGAAGAGCTGCGTCCCGCGGGGATGAACATGGCGTCCACCGACATGGGCAACGTCTCCCTGCGCGTCCGCTCGATCCACCCTTACCTGAGCATCGGATCCGCCCCGGCGGTCAACCACCAGGCGGCGTTCGCCGCCGCGACGATCAGCCCCGCCGGAGATCGCGCGGCGATCGACGGCGCGACACTGCTGGCGCAGACCGTCGTCGACGCCCTTGTCTCCCACCCCACGCCGCACACACCCGAGGAGCCTGATGCGCACGCACGATGACTGGATCCGTCTGGCCTCGACGATCGAGCCGCGCACGCGAGCATGGATCGACGGCGAGTTCGTCGACGCCGCCGACGGCGCCACCTTCGAAACCGTCAATCCCGCCACGGGCGCGGTGCTGGCGCACGTCGCCCGTTGCGGTCCACGAGAGGTCGATCGAGCCGTCCTCGCCGCCCGACGCGCCTTCGACGCCGGGAGCTGGTCGCGCGCAGCACCGCGGGAACGCAAGCGGATCCTGTTCGCCGTCGCCGACGCGATCGAGGGCGCCACCGACGAACTCGCCCTGCTCGACTCGCTCGACGGCGGGAAGCGCATCGCCGATACGTCGACCATCGACGCACCCGGCAGCGCCGCCATCCTCCGGTGGTACGCCGAGGCCATCGACAAGGTCTACGGCGAGGTCGCGCCGACTGCGGGGACGGATCTCGCGATCGTCACGCGCGAGCCGGTCGGGGTCGTGGGGGCCGTCGTCCCCTGGAACTATCCGCTCGAAACCGCGATCTGGAAGATCGCTCCGGCCTTGGCAGCGGGAAACAGCGTGGTGCTCAAGCCCGCCGAGGACACACCGCTGTCGGCGCTGCGTCTCGCGGAGCTCGCCGCCGCCGCCGGCCTCCCCTCGGGAGTGCTCAACGTCGTTCCGGGCTTCGGCCACGAGGCGGGCCAGGCCCTGGGAATGCACGACGACGTCGACGTGATCGCCTTCACCGGTTCGACCGAGGTCGGCAAGAAGTTCCTGGAATACGCGGGCCGTTCCAACGGCAAGGCCGTGTGGTTGGAGTGCGGCGGCAAGAGCGCGAACATCGTCTTCGCCGACGCAACCGATCTCGACGCCGTGGCCGACTTCGCCGCCGCCGGAATCTTCACATGCAGCGGCCAAGTCTGCTCGGCCACCTCACGCCTCCTCGTCGAGCGGCCGGTGGTTGCAGAGCTCTCCGACCGCATCGCCGCTCGTGCGCGAGCGTTGACCGTCGGGGACCCTCTCGATCCGCGCACCGGAATGGGGCCTCTCGTAAGCGGGCGTCATCTCGACCGCGTCCGCGGATTCGTCGACCGCGCCCGAGCGACGGCGCACCTGATCGCAGGAGGCGACGTCGTCGCGGGGGCAGCCGGTGCCTTCCTGGAACCCACGGTGTTCGCCGACGTGCCCACCGACTCCGAGCTCTGGCGCGAGGAGGTGTTCGGGCCTGTCCTGGCGATCGTGCCGTTCGACGACGAGGCCCAGGCCGTGCGCCTGGCCAATGACAGTCCCTACGGGCTGGCGGCATCCGTGTTCACCGACAGCGTCCATCGTGCCCTGCGCGTCGCACGAGCGCTCCAGGTCGGCACGGTCTCGGTCAACACCGTCGACGCACTCGATGTGACGACGCCTTTCGGCGGGCGTAAACGGTCCGGCTTCGGTCGAGACCTCTCGCTCCACGCCTTCGACAACTACACCACCCTGAAGACGACCTGGTTCGCCGGGCGCTGACTTCCCGAGTGACAGGAACCTGACCATGACGCACCCCCTCGACCGTCTGAGCGCGGCAGAGATCGAGATCAATCGCTCCGTCCTGCTGGACACGGGATTCGACCATGAAGCGACAGCGTTCATGCTCGTGAACCTCATCGAGCCCGACAAGGCGGCCGTTCTCGACGGCACTGTCTGCGAACGTCTCGTGGGCAGTGTGCTGATGGATCGCCGCGACGGTACCGTCACCGAGGTGGTCGTGGATGTCACGGCCGGGCGGATCGTCTCGCGACGGACAGTCGACGTCGTCACGGAGGGACAACCACCCATCGTGCTCGAAGAGTTCGATCGCATCGAGGAGCTGTTGCGTCGTCACGACGGGTGGGTGGCCGCGATGGCGCGGCGCGAGATCGATGACGTCTCGCTCGTGCGCATCTCGGCACTGTCCGCGGGACGTTTCGGTTTCGCCGATGAGGACGGACGCCGTATCGTCCGCTGCCTGTCTTTTCTTCAGCTCGAACAGGACGACAACGCCTGGGCGCACCCCATCGACGGCGTGGTGGCCTACGTCGATCTCGTGACCGGCGAGGTGCTGAAGCTCATCGACGATCGCGTGTTCGAGGTGCCGAGAACTCCGTACAACTTCCATCGCGCCGACGGCCTCCCCGCACCGCGGACGACGCAGAAGCCGATCGTCATCACACAGCCCGAGGGCCCGAGCTTTCACGTCGACGGCGACGTCGTGGAGTGGGAGAAGTGGCGCTTTCGCATCGGCTTCAACCAGGTCGAGGGCCTCACGCTGCACGAGATCGGGTTCACCGACGGCGAGCGCCATCGATCGATCATGTACCGCGCGTCGATCGCGGAGATGGTGGTTCCGTACGGCGATCCGAGTCCGGTGCGCTTCTGGCAGAACTACTTCGACGCGGGCGAGTATTCACTCGGCAAGTCGGCGAACTCGCTGGCGCTGGGATGCGACTGCCTCGGTGAGATCCACTACTTCGACGCGACGATCGCGGCGACAGACGGGCGAGCGCAGACCATCCGCAACGCCATCTGCCTGCACGAGGAGGATGCGTCGATCCTCTGGAAGCACACCGACGAGTACTACCACTCGACCGACACCCGCCGCAATCGCCGGCTGGTCGTTTCCTTCTTCATCACCGTCGGCAACTACGACTACGGCTTCTCCTGGTACCTGTACCTCGACGGGCGCATAGAACTGGAATGCAAGGCCACCGGCGTCGTCTTCGCTTCCGCGTACCCGGGCGCGCAGCCCGACGGAAGCGACTACCCCTGGGCATCGCAGATCGCCCCGGGTATCGGCGCTCCCTACCACCAGCACCTCTTCTCGGCGCGTCTCGACGTGACTCTCGACGGCACGCGCAACGCGGTCGACGAGCTCGAGGCGCAGCGGGTGCCCGTGTCGGCGGAGAACCCGCACGGTAACGGCTTCACGCTCTCCACCCGCAGGCTGCGGAGCGAGAAGGAGGGGGTGAGGGATGCCGACGGCAAGCGCGGTCGCGTCTGGCACGTCGTGAATCCCGACGTGACGAACATCGTCGGTAAGCCGGTCGGGTACACGCTGCGCCCCGAGGGCCAGCCGAGTCTGCTCGCCGATGCGGGGTCGTCCATCGCCCGGCGCGCCGCGTTCACGACACACGATCTCTGGGTGACCCGGTACTCCCCTCGCGAGCGATTCCCCTCCGGGGAACTGGTCAACCAGAACGACGGGTACGGCGCAATCGACCGGTGGATCGAACGGGATGCCGATATCGATGGGCACGACATCGTGCTCTGGCACACTTTCGGGTTGACCCACTTTCCGCGCACGGAGGACTGGCCCATCATGCCGGTGGACAGCACAGGCTTCTCCCTCGTGCCTCACGGATTCTTCGACCAGAACCCCACTCTCGACGTTCCCGCACCTGCCGCGGCATCCGCGTGCTCGACCTCCGCACCAGCCTGCGGCTGCGGTCACACGAAGGAGTGCTGCTGAGAGAACCGCGCCCACGCGGCTGACGCCTCAGGTGATCTCACCGGCGGTGACGAGCTGAGGGTCGGGGACGAGCGGAGGGCCGACACGCGGCATCCCTCCTCCGCTCGTCCCTCGCCCTCCCTCCGTCGCGCCGCTCCGCGCCCCGCGCGTCAAGGCCCGAGACCCCCTCCCCACCCGCCCTCTAGAGTCGAGACACGCCGACCGGAGGGATGCCATGGCCGCCCGCAACACCCGCCTCATGCGCTGTACGCCCGACGACCTCTTCGCGGTGCTGTCGGACGGCTGGCTCTATCCCGTGTGGGTCGTCGGCGCGGCACGGATGCGCGGCGTCGACGAGGAGTGGCCGAAGGAGGGCTCGCGCATCCACCACTCGCTCGGCGTGTGGCCCGTCATGATCCACGACCAGACCGAGCTCGTGGAGTGGGATCCTCCCCGACGCCTGCGTCTTCGTCCGGAGGCCGGCATCCTGGGCCGCGGAGTGATCCGTATCGACGTGCGCCCGCACGCAGACGGCATCGCGGTCACGATCGCCGAGGAGCCCGTGACCGGTGCCGCGTCGATTCTGCCGTCGGTGTTGTGGAAGCCGCTGCTCGTGGCACGCAATCACGAGTGCCTCAATCGCCTGGCCTTCCTCGCCGAGGGTCGCCGCGAGGAGCGCGAGGCGCGCGAGCTCGACCACCGCACCGAGACCCCCGATCCGGAGGAGGGCACGCCTTCTCCCCAGGCTCAGGAGGACGTGCGCCGGTCCGGCGTCTGAGCGCCCCCACTGATAAACGCTGATCCTGCCGAGAAACACCGTGCCGCCGCGTGTCTGGGCAGAGATAGCGTTTCTCACGCCATCGCCGTGGGGCGGTCCTGAGCTGTCGTCGCCGCGGGGCGGCTCTCAGCTCTCGGGCCGCGACTCGGTGTGCGTCGTCTGCGGTGACTCCGTGCTGTGGTTCAGCTCGTCGACGTAAAGGTTCTCTTCGTCGGTCGTCCGGTTGCGGTACGCGGCCCGGCCGACCATGTGCGCCGCGAGCGGCGCCGTCGCGAACTGGATGAGCACGATCGGGATGCCGAAGGCCAGGGCCTCCCACGACCGCAGAGCGAGCTCGACGGCGACGACGATGAGCAGCACGCCGAGCACCTGGGGCTTGGTCGCCGCGTGCAGACGGGTGGGGACGTCTTTCCAGCGCAGCAGTCCGATCGTCGCGGTGAGGCACAGGATCGCGCCGATCAGCACGAGGATCAGGGCGATCGTGTCGAGGACGCTCTCGAGGGTCATCGCGGATTCTCCTTCCGCGCGACGAAACGAGCGACCGCGATCGATCCGAACACGCCGACCGCGGCGATGATGAGCATGGCCGGAAGCGACCGCGTGTGGTGGTTGATCACCATGTCGGCACCGAGGATGCAGACCACCTCGGTCAACAGCACGTCGGCGGCGACCGCACGGTCGAGGATCGAGGGACCGATCACGAGGCGGATGAGCGCCAGCACGGCCGCGGCGGCGAAAACGACCAGGATGACGACGACGAGGGCGGTGGTCACAGCGGGGTCCTCCCCTCTCTCGGCGACTCCGTGCTGCGGTGGGCATCGGCCTCGGACTCGGCGATCTTCGCGCGCAGCTCCTGCAGTTCTTCGCGGGAGCCGACGGCACGCGTGATGCGGGCCTCCCACCCGAGCACGACGCGGCGCTGGTGCTCGGCATCCTCGTCACTGCGGACGCCGATGGTGTGCAGGTACAGCGTCCGGTTCTCGCGGTCGACATCGACGATGAGTGAGCCCGGGATGAGGGATGCCGTGACGGCGGTGTGGGCCATGATCACGTCGTCATCGACGCGCAGGGGCACCGCGATGATCGCGGCGCCCGGCTGCCGCCGGACGTCGAGCACCTGCCACGCGACGATGAGCGAACCCCGGATCACGGCGCCGAGGAAGGTGACGACGAAGATCAGGCCGTACCAGAGGTTGATGCGGCCCGACAGCTCGACAGGCGGGAGGCGGAAGACGCGTGTGACGACGATGGCGGCGACGAGGCCGGTGACGAAGGCGAGCCAGGTGAACTGCCCCCACAGCATCATCCACAGGGCGACGAGCCAGACCAGGAAGGGCAGCTGGTGCAGGAACAACGACACCTGGGAACGACGCGAAGGGCTCATCCCTGGCCCCCCTGCTCCTGCAGCTGCACGAGGCTCACACCGTCGGTGATCGTCACACCCGCGCGCAGGCACATGTCGAGCAGCGGACCGGCGAAGACGGTGAGCGCAACCGTGACGACGACCATCCCCACTGTCGCGAGGGTCATGATCTTCGGGATCGTGCGGCGCTCGGTCGAGATCGCCGCGGCGGGCGCGTTGCCGAGGTACGCGATGCGCTCCATGGTCTCGGTCGAGTCGTCGTCCTCACGCCAGAACGACAGGTTCCACGCGCGCATGAGGGCGTAGAGGGTGAGGATCGAGGTGACGATGCCGCCGACGATCAGCACCATCATCACGGGCGTGCCCACCTGCGCGGCGGCATCGAAGAGGGCGTACTTGCCGATGAAGCCCGAGAACGGCGGGAGGCCGCCGAGATTGATCGCCGGGATGAAGTACAGCACCGCGAGCACCGGGGCCGCCCGCATGAGTCCCTTCACCTTGAGGATCGACGTACTGCCCGCGCGGCGCTCGATGAGGCCGACGGCGAGGAACAGAGTCGTCTGCACGATGATGTGGTGGACGATGTAGTAGATCGTCGCGCCCACCGCGAGAGGCGTGTTGATCGCCAGCCCGAAGATCATGTAGCCGATGTGGCTGACGAGCGTGAACGACAGGATGCGCTTGAGCTCGGCCTGCGCGACCGCGCCCAGGATGCCGACGATCATCGTCGACAGCGCCACCATCATCAGAAGGAAGTTCAGGTCGTTGTCGACGAACAGCTGCGTCTCGGTACGGATGATCGCGTAGACACCGACCTTGGTGAGCAGGCCGGCGAACACGGCCGTGACGGGCGCGGGAGCCGTCGGGTACGAGTCGGGGAGCCAGAACGACAGCGGGAACACCGCCGCCTTGATCGCGAAGGCGAGAAGCAGCATCAGGTGCAGGATCGTCTGCGTGTCCTGCGGCAGGAGTGCCATGCGCTCGCTGATCTGCACCATGTTCACGGTGCCCAGCGCGCCGTAGACCATGCCGATCGCGGCGAGGAAGAGGATCGACGACACCAGCGAGACGACAATGTAGACGACGCCCGTGCGGATGCGCGACTCGGTGCCGCCGAGCGTGATGAGCACGTACGAGGCGACGAGGAGGATCTCGAAACCGACGTAGAGGTTGAACAGGTCGCCCGCGATGAAGGCGTTGAAGATGCCCGCGCCGAGGATCAGGTACGCGGGATAGAAGATCGAGACCGGCGTGTCCTCGTCGTTGTCGGCCGCGCCCTGGCCGATCGAGAAGAGCAGGACCGCGAGGAGCACGATGCTCGTGACGACCACGAGGAGGGCTGCGAGCACATCGACGTAGAGCACGATGCCGAACGGGATGTCCCACCCCGCAATCGCGACGGCGAGAGGACCGTGCGCGTCGACCTCGACCAGCATGATCGCCCCGAGCACGAGCACGGCCGAGAGCGAGGCGACCGACACCGCGATCTGCGTCTTCTTGCGACGGCCGAAGACGAGGTTGATCGCAGCGCCGATGAGCGGGATGGCGACGAGCAGGGGAACGAGGGCGCTCACGGGCGATCACCATCCTGGGTATCGCGGGTGTCGTCGTCGGTGCGGCGCACGGCCACCCGATCGACCGGGGCGTCGTCGACGAGCTGCGACAGATCGCCCTGGTGCAGGACGCGGATCGGCGAGGCGACGTCGCCGACGAAGTCGGTGGTGACGTCCTCGTCGTCGGAGCGGGATTCTTCGTCCATCGCGTCGTCGGGCTCGTCGGCGGCGCGCGTGCGGAGTGCGACGTCGTCGGCATCGTCGATCACGGTGTCGGCCTGGCCCAGCTGCCACGAACGGTAGATGAGCGCGAGCAGGAACGCGGAGATCGCGAACGTGATCACGATGGCGGTGAGCGTCAGAGCCTGCGGGAGGGCGTCGGACATCTCCGCGGAATCGGTCTTTCCGCTGTCGTAGAACGGTGCCTTCCCCGGAACACCCATCACGATCAGCAGCAGCAGGTTGGCGGCGTTGCCGAGCAGGAGGAATCCGATGAGGACGCGCGTGAGACTGCGCTCCAGCATCGCGTACACGCCGCACGCGAAGAGCACGGCCATGATGATGACCAGAACCAGCGAGATGCTCACGGGGTGACCACCTCCGCGTCCTCGGGGTGCTGCGACTGACGGTCCACTTCGGCGCCGAGGCTCCGCAGGACATCGAGGACGAGGCCGATCACGACGAGGTAGACGCCGACGTCGAAGATCGTGCTGGTGACGAACTCCCAGTGCCCGATGAGCGGCAGCTCTCCTTCGAACGTGAAGCTCTGCAGCGGCGCATAGCCGAAGAAGAGGGGCACGACGGCGCACAGCACCGCGATCGCCATCCCCGCGCCGAGGAGTCGGCCGGCGTCGGTGGGAGCCGCCGCACCAAGTTCCCAGCGCCCGCCCGCGATGTAGCGCATGACCAGACCCATCCCCGCCACGAGGCCACCCGCGAAGCCGCCCCCGGGCAGGTTGTGTCCGGCGAACAGCAGATAGAGCGACACGATCATGATCGAGTGGAAGAGCACCCGGACGATGATCTCGAGCAGGATCGACCGGTTCTCGGGCTGCACCTTCGCGCCCGAGACCAGCCACGCCCGCGGAGCGCCGGTCTCACCGACGCGCTGCGCGCGGACGCCCTCTCCGGTCTCGACGAGCGGGCGGCGGCGACCGAGGCCGACGCGGGCGCGCGCGGTGCCCGAGCGGCGGGCGAGGTTGTCGCTGCGGTCGGTGATGAAGACGAGGGATGCCACGCCCGTGGCCGCGAGGACCAGCACCGACAGCTCGCCCATCGTGTCCCAGCCGCGCAGGTCGACGAGGGCGACGTTGACGACATTGCGTCCGTGACCGATCTCGTACGCCAGCGGGGGCCATTCGAGCGAGATGGGGAGGTCTTGCCGCGCTCCGGTCGCGACGATCGCGACGAGGGCCATGGTCAGACCCACGCCGACGCCGAGGATGGCACGGGCGATCGGGGCGACCGAGGCGTTCTGTTCGCCCATCCGCGCCGGCAGGCGGCGGAGGACGAGAGCGAACACGACGAGCGTCACGGTCTCGATGAGCACCTGGGTGAGGGCGAGGTCGGGCGCGCCGCTCGTCGCGAAGAGCACGACCATGCCGAGCCCCGTCACCGAGACCAGCGCCACACCCGTGTACCGCTTCCGTGCCCGCACGGCGAGGATGCCGGCGGCGATCATGAGCGGAGCGGAGATGAGCTGCGCGGGCGACTGCCACGCGTCGAGCTGGGCGCGCCACTCCTTCGACGCGAGCAGCGCCGTTCCCTCGGCGACGACGAGGACGACGAAGATCGTCCCGACGTAGAAGGGCAGCGAGCCGCGCTGGAACCGTGCGGTCACCCACTCGGACGAGCGGTCGATCGCACGCAGCACGACGTTGTACGCGTCATTGGCGGTGAACGGCAGCACGCGGCGACGCTTGTGGAGCTGGGTCTTGCGCACGGCCCAGAACACCGCCGCACCCAGGACGAGCGTGCCGAGCGAGATGAACAGGGCGGGCTCGAGTCCGTGCCAGAGCGCGAGATGGTAGGGATAGTCGGGGGCGGCGACGCCCGGTGTCGCCTCGGGAAGCCCGTCGGCGTACGGCGCGAGCCAGTGGTCGACGATCGGTGCGAGGAACCCCAGCGTCAGCGACGCCGCGGCCAGCAGGACGGGTGCGGCGAGGAAGCCCATCGGGGGGTCGGGCCAGTCCGTCTTCTCGACATCGCGCTTGGTCCAGTACGCGCCCCAGAGGAACCGGATGCCATAGGCCGCGGTCAGGGCCGATCCCACGACGATGCCGGCCAGGGCGACGATGCCCCACCCCGCTCCGGCCTCTGCCTCGTGCAGCAGCGCGCTGAGCGCGGTCTCTTTCGCGACGAAGCCGAGGGTCGGGGCGACGCCCGCCATCGACGCGATCGCGATGAACGAGGCGGTCGCCATGACCGGCGCCTGTCGTCCGAGGCCGGACAGTTCGCCGATGTCACGGGTGGAGAGCTGGCGGTCGATGACGCCGACGACGAGGAAGAGGCACGACTTGAACAGCGCGTGGCTGAGCAGGAGCGCGACGCCGGCGAGAGCGGCATCCCTCGTTCCGTACCCGAGCATGACGGTCAGGAAGCCGAGCTGGCTCACCGTACCGAAGGCGAGGATGCGCTTGAGATCCCGTTCGCGCAGCGCCTGGAAGCCGCCGAGCAGCATCGTGAAGACGCCGAGCGTGATGAGGGTGGGACGCCAGAACGGCGTCTCGGCGAAGGCCGGCGACAGGCGCGCGATCAGGTAGATGCCGGCTTTGACCATGGCGGCGGCGTGGAGGTACGCACTCACGGGCGTGGGTGCCGCCATCGCGCCGGGGAGCCAGAAGTGGAAGGGGAAGATCGCGGACTTGCTCAGCGCCCCGACGAGCAGCAGCAGCACGGCGATGTCGACGACGGTGCCGGTGGGCGGGTCGGCGAGGATCGTCGACAGGCTCGAGGTGCCCGACTGCACCACGACCAGGACGACGCCGATCAGCATGACCAGGCCGCCGAGCGTCGTCACGAGCAAGGCTTGCAGTGCGGCACGGCGGCTTGCCGCGCGTCCGTGGTAGTAGCCGATCAGCAGGTACGACAGGACACTCGTGACCTCCCACAGCATGATCAGCACGACGATGTCGTCGGTGAGCACGAGACCGTACATCGCGCCGGCGAAGGCGAGGAGGACCGCCGAGAACTGCCCGACGCCGGTGGTTTTGCCGCGGAAGTACCAGCGGCAGTAGAGCATCACCAGGGCTCCGACACC
Protein-coding regions in this window:
- a CDS encoding amidohydrolase; the protein is MSEELAQLAAQTVLRHRDLILEVSHALHADPETAWHEHRSVALLIERLYGLAMSVERGAGGLDTAFVARAGRGSRTVALIAEYDALPGLGHACGHNIIAAAAVGAAAALIPLADELDATIMVIGTPAEEGGGGKIHLLDAGIFDGVDLAVMIHPGPADALWARPLAVAHFDVVFTGRESHASAYPTLGINAADAFTVAQVAIGLLRQQLPTSVRVHGIVRTAGTAPNAIPGSARGNWYVRAETLEELDAAFRRVTACFEAGALATGCTLDIDETSPRYSEFRNDTELARLFAARAAQRGRDMDAEELRPAGMNMASTDMGNVSLRVRSIHPYLSIGSAPAVNHQAAFAAATISPAGDRAAIDGATLLAQTVVDALVSHPTPHTPEEPDAHAR
- a CDS encoding aldehyde dehydrogenase family protein translates to MRTHDDWIRLASTIEPRTRAWIDGEFVDAADGATFETVNPATGAVLAHVARCGPREVDRAVLAARRAFDAGSWSRAAPRERKRILFAVADAIEGATDELALLDSLDGGKRIADTSTIDAPGSAAILRWYAEAIDKVYGEVAPTAGTDLAIVTREPVGVVGAVVPWNYPLETAIWKIAPALAAGNSVVLKPAEDTPLSALRLAELAAAAGLPSGVLNVVPGFGHEAGQALGMHDDVDVIAFTGSTEVGKKFLEYAGRSNGKAVWLECGGKSANIVFADATDLDAVADFAAAGIFTCSGQVCSATSRLLVERPVVAELSDRIAARARALTVGDPLDPRTGMGPLVSGRHLDRVRGFVDRARATAHLIAGGDVVAGAAGAFLEPTVFADVPTDSELWREEVFGPVLAIVPFDDEAQAVRLANDSPYGLAASVFTDSVHRALRVARALQVGTVSVNTVDALDVTTPFGGRKRSGFGRDLSLHAFDNYTTLKTTWFAGR
- a CDS encoding primary-amine oxidase, yielding MTHPLDRLSAAEIEINRSVLLDTGFDHEATAFMLVNLIEPDKAAVLDGTVCERLVGSVLMDRRDGTVTEVVVDVTAGRIVSRRTVDVVTEGQPPIVLEEFDRIEELLRRHDGWVAAMARREIDDVSLVRISALSAGRFGFADEDGRRIVRCLSFLQLEQDDNAWAHPIDGVVAYVDLVTGEVLKLIDDRVFEVPRTPYNFHRADGLPAPRTTQKPIVITQPEGPSFHVDGDVVEWEKWRFRIGFNQVEGLTLHEIGFTDGERHRSIMYRASIAEMVVPYGDPSPVRFWQNYFDAGEYSLGKSANSLALGCDCLGEIHYFDATIAATDGRAQTIRNAICLHEEDASILWKHTDEYYHSTDTRRNRRLVVSFFITVGNYDYGFSWYLYLDGRIELECKATGVVFASAYPGAQPDGSDYPWASQIAPGIGAPYHQHLFSARLDVTLDGTRNAVDELEAQRVPVSAENPHGNGFTLSTRRLRSEKEGVRDADGKRGRVWHVVNPDVTNIVGKPVGYTLRPEGQPSLLADAGSSIARRAAFTTHDLWVTRYSPRERFPSGELVNQNDGYGAIDRWIERDADIDGHDIVLWHTFGLTHFPRTEDWPIMPVDSTGFSLVPHGFFDQNPTLDVPAPAAASACSTSAPACGCGHTKECC
- a CDS encoding SRPBCC family protein, giving the protein MAARNTRLMRCTPDDLFAVLSDGWLYPVWVVGAARMRGVDEEWPKEGSRIHHSLGVWPVMIHDQTELVEWDPPRRLRLRPEAGILGRGVIRIDVRPHADGIAVTIAEEPVTGAASILPSVLWKPLLVARNHECLNRLAFLAEGRREEREARELDHRTETPDPEEGTPSPQAQEDVRRSGV
- the mnhG gene encoding monovalent cation/H(+) antiporter subunit G, whose protein sequence is MTLESVLDTIALILVLIGAILCLTATIGLLRWKDVPTRLHAATKPQVLGVLLIVVAVELALRSWEALAFGIPIVLIQFATAPLAAHMVGRAAYRNRTTDEENLYVDELNHSTESPQTTHTESRPES
- a CDS encoding monovalent cation/H+ antiporter complex subunit F; this encodes MTTALVVVILVVFAAAAVLALIRLVIGPSILDRAVAADVLLTEVVCILGADMVINHHTRSLPAMLIIAAVGVFGSIAVARFVARKENPR
- a CDS encoding Na+/H+ antiporter subunit E, producing MSPSRRSQVSLFLHQLPFLVWLVALWMMLWGQFTWLAFVTGLVAAIVVTRVFRLPPVELSGRINLWYGLIFVVTFLGAVIRGSLIVAWQVLDVRRQPGAAIIAVPLRVDDDVIMAHTAVTASLIPGSLIVDVDRENRTLYLHTIGVRSDEDAEHQRRVVLGWEARITRAVGSREELQELRAKIAESEADAHRSTESPREGRTPL
- a CDS encoding Na+/H+ antiporter subunit D, producing MSALVPLLVAIPLIGAAINLVFGRRKKTQIAVSVASLSAVLVLGAIMLVEVDAHGPLAVAIAGWDIPFGIVLYVDVLAALLVVVTSIVLLAVLLFSIGQGAADNDEDTPVSIFYPAYLILGAGIFNAFIAGDLFNLYVGFEILLVASYVLITLGGTESRIRTGVVYIVVSLVSSILFLAAIGMVYGALGTVNMVQISERMALLPQDTQTILHLMLLLAFAIKAAVFPLSFWLPDSYPTAPAPVTAVFAGLLTKVGVYAIIRTETQLFVDNDLNFLLMMVALSTMIVGILGAVAQAELKRILSFTLVSHIGYMIFGLAINTPLAVGATIYYIVHHIIVQTTLFLAVGLIERRAGSTSILKVKGLMRAAPVLAVLYFIPAINLGGLPPFSGFIGKYALFDAAAQVGTPVMMVLIVGGIVTSILTLYALMRAWNLSFWREDDDSTETMERIAYLGNAPAAAISTERRTIPKIMTLATVGMVVVTVALTVFAGPLLDMCLRAGVTITDGVSLVQLQEQGGQG
- a CDS encoding Na(+)/H(+) antiporter subunit C, with amino-acid sequence MSISLVLVIIMAVLFACGVYAMLERSLTRVLIGFLLLGNAANLLLLIVMGVPGKAPFYDSGKTDSAEMSDALPQALTLTAIVITFAISAFLLALIYRSWQLGQADTVIDDADDVALRTRAADEPDDAMDEESRSDDEDVTTDFVGDVASPIRVLHQGDLSQLVDDAPVDRVAVRRTDDDTRDTQDGDRP
- a CDS encoding Na+/H+ antiporter subunit A — its product is MLVLLSAFALVPLILPWLVGRIGARAFYVAALLPAVAFVQAVFAAPAAFSANIPFEEYRWIPAIDVSLSMRMDVLSWLLTLVVTGVGALVMLYCRWYFRGKTTGVGQFSAVLLAFAGAMYGLVLTDDIVVLIMLWEVTSVLSYLLIGYYHGRAASRRAALQALLVTTLGGLVMLIGVVLVVVQSGTSSLSTILADPPTGTVVDIAVLLLLVGALSKSAIFPFHFWLPGAMAAPTPVSAYLHAAAMVKAGIYLIARLSPAFAETPFWRPTLITLGVFTMLLGGFQALRERDLKRILAFGTVSQLGFLTVMLGYGTRDAALAGVALLLSHALFKSCLFLVVGVIDRQLSTRDIGELSGLGRQAPVMATASFIAIASMAGVAPTLGFVAKETALSALLHEAEAGAGWGIVALAGIVVGSALTAAYGIRFLWGAYWTKRDVEKTDWPDPPMGFLAAPVLLAAASLTLGFLAPIVDHWLAPYADGLPEATPGVAAPDYPYHLALWHGLEPALFISLGTLVLGAAVFWAVRKTQLHKRRRVLPFTANDAYNVVLRAIDRSSEWVTARFQRGSLPFYVGTIFVVLVVAEGTALLASKEWRAQLDAWQSPAQLISAPLMIAAGILAVRARKRYTGVALVSVTGLGMVVLFATSGAPDLALTQVLIETVTLVVFALVLRRLPARMGEQNASVAPIARAILGVGVGLTMALVAIVATGARQDLPISLEWPPLAYEIGHGRNVVNVALVDLRGWDTMGELSVLVLAATGVASLVFITDRSDNLARRSGTARARVGLGRRRPLVETGEGVRAQRVGETGAPRAWLVSGAKVQPENRSILLEIIVRVLFHSIMIVSLYLLFAGHNLPGGGFAGGLVAGMGLVMRYIAGGRWELGAAAPTDAGRLLGAGMAIAVLCAVVPLFFGYAPLQSFTFEGELPLIGHWEFVTSTIFDVGVYLVVIGLVLDVLRSLGAEVDRQSQHPEDAEVVTP